A single region of the Pygocentrus nattereri isolate fPygNat1 chromosome 27, fPygNat1.pri, whole genome shotgun sequence genome encodes:
- the LOC108438419 gene encoding olfactory receptor 6N2-like — protein sequence MESSINITYLTLEGHIELEKYRYVYFVITLMVYLFIIFVNVVVISVIYTNKCLHEPMYIFIAALLFNALVGTAALYPKLLKDFLSEMQVISYEACTFQSFVIYTYAASEFTLLSAMAYDRYVSICKPLQYATLVKMSTVKKLLFFSWFFPSLEMGIGLILTRQLKLCKFKLNRIYCNNNGLIKLSCGDTSVRNSYGFLVLSVAVFPPTIFIAFSYVRILDVCLKNSKEFRRKALKTCMPHLLIFISVSITCCFEVINSRLEGNVPHIISMIMSVENAVIPPLINPIIYGLKLQEIWNKIKKMFWKKKTHISF from the coding sequence ATGGAATCTTCAATTAATATTACATACTTAACTCTAGAAGGGCACATAGAGTTGGAGAAATACAGATATGTTTACTTTGTGATTACTCTCAtggtctatttatttattatttttgttaatgttgttgttatttctGTCATATATACAAACAAATGTCTTCATGAGCCGatgtacattttcattgctgctTTACTTTTTAATGCTCTTGTTGGAACAGCTGCTCTTTACCCTAAACTGCTGAAGGATTTTCTGTCTGAAATGCAAGTTATCTCTTACGAGGCCTGTACATTTCAGTCCTTTGTTATTTACACATATGCTGCATCAGAGTTCACACTGTTATCAGCTATGGCCTATGACAGATATGTGTCCATATGTAAACCATTACAATATGCAACTCTTGTTAAAATGTCCACTGTGAAAAAGCTCTTATTTTTCTCTTGGTTTTTTCCCTCATTGGAAATGGGCATTGGGTTGATACTAACACGGCAGCTGAAGTTGTGCAAGTTTAAATTAAATAgaatatactgtaataataatggACTTATTAAATTGAGTTGTGGAGACACATCTGTAAGGAATTCTTACGGATTTTTAGTTTTAAGCGTTGCTGTATTTCCACCCACAATCTTTATCGCTTTTTCATACGTTCGAATACTTGATGTCTGTTTAAAGAACTCGAAAGAGTTCAGAAGAAAAGCTCTAAAGACCTGCATGCCACACCTTTTGATTTTTATCAGTGTCAGTATTACGTGCTGTTTTGAAGTTATCAATAGCAGATTAGAAGGAAATGTACCTCATATTATTTCCATGATAATGTCAGTTGAAAATGCAGTCATTCCTCCTCTAATTAATCCAATTATATATGGACTGAAACTACAGGAGATTTGGAATAAGATCAAGAAgatgttttggaaaaaaaagacacatatatcattttaa
- the LOC108438418 gene encoding olfactory receptor 6N2-like yields the protein MESSINITYLTLEGHIELEKYRYVYFVITLMVYLFIIFVNVVVISVIYANKCLHEPMYIFIAALLFNALFGTAALYPKLLKDFLSEMQVISYEACTFQSFVIYTYGASEFTLLSAMAYDRYVSICKPLQYATLVKMSTVKKLLFFSWFFPSLEMGIAFILTRQLKLCKFKLNRIYCNSNGLMKLSCGDTSVRNSYGIFVLSVAVFPPTIFIAFSYVRILDVCLKNSKEFRRKALKTCMPHLLIFISVTITSCFEVINSRLEGNVPHIVSMIMSVEILVIPPLLNPIIYGLKLQEIWSRIKRMIWKRKTHMLDINHF from the coding sequence ATGGAATCTTCAATTAATATTACATACTTAACTCTAGAAGGGCACATAGAGTTGGAGAAATACAGATATGTTTACTTTGTGATTACTCTCAtggtctatttatttattatttttgttaatgttgttgTCATTTCTGTCATATATGCAAACAAATGTCTTCATGAGCCGatgtacattttcattgctgctTTACTTTTTAATGCTCTTTTTGGAACAGCTGCTCTTTACCCTAAACTGCTGAAGGATTTTCTGTCTGAAATGCAAGTTATCTCTTACGAGGCCTGTACATTTCAGTCCTTTGTTATTTACACATATGGAGCTTCAGAGTTCACGCTGTTATCAGCTATGGCCTACGACAGATATGTGTCCATATGTAAACCATTGCAATATGCAACTCTTGTTAAAATGTCCACTGTGAAAAAGCTCTTATTTTTCTCTTGGTTTTTTCCCTCATTGGAAATGGGCATTGCTTTTATACTAACACGGCAGCTGAAGTTGTGCAAgtttaaattaaacagaatatACTGTAATAGTAATGGACTTATGAAATTGAGTTGTGGAGATACATCTGTAAGGAATTCTTACGGAATTTTTGTTTTAAGCGTTGCTGTATTTCCACCCACAATCTTTATTGCCTTTTCATATGTTAGAATACTTGATGTCTGTTTAAAGAACTCGAAAGAGTTCAGAAGAAAAGCTCTAAAGACCTGCATGCCACACCTTTTGATTTTTATCAGTGTCACCATTACATCCTGTTTTGAAGTCATTAATAGCAGATTAGAAGGAAATGTACCTCATATTGTTTCCATGATAATGTCAGTTGAAATTCTGGTTATTCCTCCTCTACTCAATCCAATAATATATGGACTGAAACTGCAGGAGATTTGGAGTAGGATTAAGAGAATGATTTGGAAAAGAAAGACACATATGTTAGATATAAATCATTTCTGA